In the Limanda limanda chromosome 1, fLimLim1.1, whole genome shotgun sequence genome, one interval contains:
- the LOC132999406 gene encoding zinc finger protein 420-like encodes MDLSVFTASPTDDPFPLASLRLLVPPLQLMTASMLQVLKKQDVMNYWNVAEFVSLATDMVPELLMYKHRTQLNLGLRARYILELCRGEELLETDFILSHLDKIKSQNLTQMKEMEEEEVAVNFLELIQTLIKGPEERQDFFKEVFLAEFGSQYDTDLETLFCEFICRLTQLLPVPSLKQTMSWLGADCSVLEDCVHSVSKSTDLKHLLQQHKDMGHLEQHVPPSGMGECILSSLSAVPPSRVAKTTLQPNQSFPPQGLSDDTQTVPFVNNVEVEIITVTDYAEVELGPSTDIELVIEEHCYETTDTVAEDSLVVPPERTTREEVVDEAAGGATQAKVESGLTNVIQTEVQRHDPASSQHTASLGPHDCPDCEKKFKFASSLIAHRVIHTGERPHRCSECGRCFSFRQSLDRHRYTHNTGRKYDCAVCGETFHSLSARTEHKQTHMEDGVYACQQCKRKFTWELALARHVRTHTNDPSPDRPTGILKDGEKLVISDEIALEDPVVPTESDGQVEAEEKGDQDPENAEVQSSEGIIHESGGPLPDLDNHQGVPAANVRTSGRKRKPTMKIQVINLQKRLSTKRKKITRVDPPDLKPLPFSCAEHSYGSPMVSSKDSNETVFSCPKCSFHHSDEVQVQQHIDSFHSAEAEEDKSSLHQLADEQEGFSCSDCEKSFKFQSLLKAHQRIHTGEQPFLCSQCGLRFSFKQSLDRHKQTHKSGRKYECLICGEFFKSLVAQREHKSTHMENGAYLCSECGRAFAWKSALVRHVKTHGEDADKGERPHKCPQCDLSFSCASYLNRHVQTHQEEKVHKCNCGKSFAYRAALSAHQRIHQRERPHTCTQCGKGFLYKGGLRNHMKIHSEEMPFMCSFCGKSFKRERSMKKHERCHTRENVFSCSQCDKSFVYKATLIRHELTHSGERPYLCSDCGKGFFSHAELLKHERFHTGHKPFQCPHCGKSFTQSCYLTIHLRYHTGVRPYSCTECDKSFLSANRLKRHQRIHSGEKPFLCGECGKSFRQSYNLKMHQRTHIMKLT; translated from the exons atGACCCTTTCCCTCTGGCGTCACTGCGCCTCTTGGTGCCGCCTCTGCAGCTCATGACAGCCTCGATGTTGCAGGTGCTGAAGAAACAAGATGTCATGAACTACTGGAACGTGGCAGAGTTTGTCTCTTTGGCAACCGACATGGTCCCGGAGCTGCTGATGTACAAGCACAGGACACAGCTGAACCTGGGATTAAGAGCCAGG TATATCCTTGAGCTGTGCCGAGGTGAAGAGCTTTTGGAAACTGACTTCATCTTATCTCACTTGGACAAGATTAAATCACAGAATCTCACACAG ATGAAGgaaatggaagaggaggaagtcgCAGTTAACTTTCTTGAGTTGATCCAGACTCTGATCAAAGGTCCTGAAGAGAGACAAGACTTTTTCAAG GAGGTTTTCCTTGCAGAGTTCGGATCACAGTATGACACTGATCTGGAGACCCTGTTTTGCGAGTTCATCTGTCGACTGACTCAGCTCCTGCCTGTTCCTAGCCTCAAACAG ACTATGTCATGGCTCGGAGCTGACTGCTCAGTGTTGGAGGATTGTGTCCATTCAGTGTCTAAGTCTACAGACCTGAAGCACTTactccagcagcacaaagaCATGGGGCATTTAGAGCAACATG TTCCACCCTCTGGTATGGGCGAGtgcatcctctcctccctctctgcggTTCCTCCTAGCCGAGTGGCAAAAACTACATTACAACCCAACCAGTCATTTCCACCGCAAGGGCTCAGTGATGACACACAAACTGTCCCATTTGTGAATAACGTAGAGGTTGAAATAATCACAGTGACAGATTATGCAGAGGTTGAATTGGGCCCAAGCACCGACATTGAGCTGGTCATCGAGGAACACTGCTATGAAACGACAGACACAGTGGCTGAAGATTCCCTGGTTGTGCCTCCTGAAAGGACGACCAGGGAAGAAGTAGTTGATGAAGCGGCGGGAGGAGCGACACAAGCAAAAGTTGAAAGTGGTTTGACAAATGTCATCCAAACAGAAGTTCAGAGGCACGACCCGGCTTCCTCCCAACACACAGCTTCTTTGGGTCCTCACGACTGCCCAGACTGTGagaaaaaattcaagtttgcctCTTCACTGATCGCCCACAGGGTCATCCACACCGGGGAGCGCCCGCACCGCTGCAGCGAGTGTGGTCGCTGCTTCTCTTTCAGACAGTCCCTCGACAGGCACAGGTACACGCACAACACTGGACGCAAGTACGACTGTGCGGTCTGCGGCGAGACCTTCCACTCCTTGTCAGCCCGCACGGAGCACAAGCAAACACATATGGAGGATGGTGTTTACGCATGCCAGCAGTGTAAGAGGAAATTCACCTGGGAGCTGGCTCTCGCAAGGCACGTAAGAACTCACACCAATGACCCGTCCCCTGATAGGCCCACAGGAATCCTGAAGGATGGAGAAAAGCTGGTTATAAGTGATGAAATTGCCCTTGAGGATCCAGTTGTACCGACTGAGTCTGACGGCCAGGtggaagcagaggagaaaggTGATCAGGATCCAGAGAATGCAGAAGTTCAGAGCAGCGAGGGCATCATCCATGAGTCTGGAGGCCCGCTCCCTGACCTCGATAATCATCAAGGCGTGCCCGCAGCGAATGTCCGCACAAGTGGGCGCAAACGCAAACCCACCATGAAGATTCAGGTGATCAATTTGCAGAAGCGCCTGAGCACGAAGAGAAAAAAGATCACCAGAGTCGACCCTCCGGACCTGAAGCCTCTGCCTTTCAGCTG CGCAGAGCACTCGTATGGGTCACCCATGGTCTCGTCAAAGGACAGCAATGAAA CTGTTTTCTCCTGTCCGAAGTGCTCCTTCCACCACTCCGACGAGGTGCAGGTCCAACAGCACATTGACTCCTTTCACTCtgctgaggctgaggaggacAAGTCGTCCCTTCACCAGCTCGCTGATGAACAAGAAGGCTTTAGTTGTTCAGACTGTGAGAAGAGCTTCAAGTTCCAGTCTTTACTGAAGGCCCATCAGAGGATCCACACGGGCGAGCAGCCCTTCCTGTGTTCTCAGTGCGGACTGCGCTTCTCCTTCAAGCAGTCGCTGGACCGGCACAAGCAGACGCACAAGTCCGGACGCAAGTACGAGTGCCTGATCTGCGGAGAGTTCTTCAAGTCCCTGGTGGCTCAGAGGGAGCACAAGAGCACCCACATGGAGAATGGCGCATACCTGTGTTCCGAGTGTGGCCGGGCGTTTGCCTGGAAGTCGGCCCTGGTGAGGCACGTGAAGACCCACGGCGAAGACGCCGACAAGGGGGAGCGGCCTCACAAATGCCCTCAGTGTGACCTTAGCTTCAGCTGTGCCAGCTACCTCAACAGGCACGTCCAGACCCACCAGGAAGAGAAAGTGCACAAGTGCAACTGCGGGAAGAGCTTTGCCTACCGAGCTGCTCTGAGCGCCCACCAACGCATCCATCAGAGGGAGCGGCCGCACACGTGCACCCAGTGCGGCAAGGGGTTCCTCTACAAGGGGGGGCTCCGGAACCACATGAAGATCCACTCGGAGGAGATGCCCTTCATGTGCTCCTTCTGTGGCAAGAGCTTCAAGAGGGAGCGCAGCATGAAGAAGCACGAGCGCTGCCACACCAGGGAGAACGTTTTCAGCTGCTCCCAGTGCGACAAGAGTTTTGTTTACAAGGCCACGCTGATCCGACACGAGCTGACTCACTCGGGCGAGAGGCCGTACCTCTGCTCCGACTGCGGGAAGGGCTTCTTCTCCCACGCCGAACTCCTGAAGCACGAGCGCTTCCACACGGGCCACAAGCCCTTCCAGTGCCCGCACTGCGGCAAGAGTTTCACCCAGTCTTGCTACCTGACCATTCACCTGCGCTACCACACCGGCGTCCGGCCCTACTCGTGCACCGAGTGTGACAAGAGCTTCCTGAGTGCCAACAGGCTGAAAAGACACCAGCGGATACATTCGGGGGAAAAACCTTTCCTGTGTGGAGAATGTGGGAAGAGCTTCAGGCAGTCTTATAATCTCAAAATGCATCAACGAACACATATCATGAAGTTAACATAA
- the apex1 gene encoding DNA-(apurinic or apyrimidinic site) endonuclease has product MKRGKKAEEEAATADGETETSTTPPKKAKKAKEPEAPILYEDPPDKMTSKDGRDANMKITSWNVDGLRAWVKKKGLDWVRDEAPDVLCLQETKCAEKDLPADITSMPEYPHKYWATSDEKGGYSGVGMLCKTEPINVTYGIGKEEHDKEGRVITAEFPNFYLVTVYVPNSGRGLVRLDYRKTWDVDFQSYLSELDMQKSVVLCGDLNVAHQEIDLKNPKGNKKSAGFTPEEREGFGQLLEAGFTDSFRELYPEQTNAYSFWTYMMNSRSKNVGWRLDYFMLSSSLLPGLCDSKIRNQAMGSDHCPITLHIAV; this is encoded by the exons ATGAAAAGAGGCaagaaggcagaggaggaggcggctaCAGCAGATGGGGAGACTGAAACCAGCACGA CCCCTCCGAAGAAAGCAAAGAAGGCTAAGGAACCGGAGGCGCCAATTCTGTACGAGGATCCTCCCGACAAAATGACCAGCAAGGATGGACGGGACGCCAACATGAAGATCACCTCCTGGAATGTGGACGGACTGAGGGCCTGGGTGAAAAAGAAGGGCCTGGAT TGGGTGCGTGACGAGGCTCCAGATGTTTTGTGCCTGCAAGAGACCAAGTGTGCGGAGAAGGACCTCCCAGCCGACATCACCTCGATGCCCGAGTACCCGCACAAGTACTGGGCTACCTCCGATGAGAAGGGGGGTTACAGCGGGGTGGGCATGCTCTGCAAGACCGAACCCATCAACGTGACCTATGGCATCG GCAAAGAGGAGCACGACAAGGAGGGCCGCGTCATCACTGCCGAGTTCCCCAACTTCTACCTGGTGACCGTCTATGTGCCAAACTCCGGCCGAGGCCTCGTGCGCCTGGATTACCGCAAAACCTGGGACGTGGACTTCCAGTCGTACCTGAGCGAGCTCGACATGCAGAAGTCGGTGGTGCTGTGCGGCGACCTCAACGTGGCCCACCAGGAGATCGACCTGAAGAACCCCAAGGGCAACAAGAAGAGCGCCGGCTTCACCCCCGAAGAGCGCGAGGGCTTCGGCCAGCTGCTGGAGGCCGGCTTCACCGACAGCTTCCGCGAGCTTTACCCAGAGCAGACCAACGCCTACAGCTTCTGGACCTACATGATGAACTCCCGCTCCAAGAACGTGGGCTGGAGGCTGGATTACTTTATGTTGTCGTCGTCCTTGCTGCCGGGCCTGTGCGACAGCAAGATCCGCAACCAGGCGATGGGAAGCGACCACTGCCCCATCACCCTGCACATCGCTGTGTAG